One genomic region from Anabaena sp. PCC 7108 encodes:
- a CDS encoding phycocyanobilin:ferredoxin oxidoreductase: MSSPSNPSLREQQHPLIRQLADCIETVWHKHLDLSPYNLPAELGYVEGRLEGEKLIIENRCYQTPQFRKMHLELAKVGNMLDILHCVMFPRPEYDIPMFGCDLVGGRGQISAAIADLSPVSLDRILPAEYNSALSELTVLNFSQPRELPEWGNIFSDFCLFVRPSSPAEEKMFLSRVEDFLDIHCRQASLSSPVVPEKVASILAGQQNYCSQQQQNDKTRRVLEKAFGQDWAENYMTTVLFDLPQ; this comes from the coding sequence ATGTCTTCTCCGTCTAATCCCTCATTGCGTGAGCAACAACATCCCCTGATTCGTCAACTAGCTGATTGTATTGAGACAGTTTGGCATAAACATCTAGATTTATCACCATACAATTTGCCTGCTGAATTGGGATATGTAGAAGGTAGACTAGAAGGCGAAAAACTGATTATAGAAAATCGCTGCTATCAAACACCCCAGTTCCGCAAAATGCACTTAGAACTGGCAAAGGTGGGAAATATGCTAGATATTTTGCATTGCGTCATGTTTCCCCGTCCAGAATATGACATTCCTATGTTTGGTTGTGACTTAGTTGGGGGTAGAGGTCAAATTAGTGCTGCGATCGCAGACCTTTCTCCTGTAAGCTTAGATAGAATCTTACCAGCAGAGTATAATTCTGCCTTGAGCGAGTTAACTGTACTCAATTTTTCCCAACCGCGAGAGTTACCGGAGTGGGGAAATATCTTTTCTGATTTTTGTCTGTTTGTTCGTCCTAGTTCCCCAGCAGAAGAAAAAATGTTTCTTTCGCGGGTAGAAGATTTTTTAGACATTCATTGTCGTCAAGCAAGCCTATCTAGTCCTGTTGTTCCAGAAAAAGTAGCCTCAATTTTGGCTGGACAACAGAACTATTGTAGCCAGCAACAACAAAATGATAAAACCCGTCGTGTACTAGAAAAAGCCTTTGGTCAAGATTGGGCAGAAAATTACATGACCACTGTATTATTTGACTTACCACAATAA
- a CDS encoding DUF1818 family protein codes for MQRVIKSGIGWRIGWNPDAEEFKGLVGTDDWALELTEAELNDFCRLLAKLADTIKYVEAELMDEEKIACEAESDLLWMEVEGYAHAYSLRFILNTGRCVEGKWDASAVSDLVQATEIFKVF; via the coding sequence ATGCAACGAGTTATCAAAAGCGGAATAGGTTGGCGGATTGGCTGGAATCCTGACGCAGAGGAATTTAAAGGCTTAGTGGGTACAGACGACTGGGCGCTAGAATTAACTGAAGCGGAATTAAACGACTTTTGCCGACTTTTAGCAAAATTAGCCGACACCATTAAGTATGTAGAGGCAGAATTGATGGATGAAGAAAAAATTGCCTGTGAAGCGGAAAGCGATTTATTATGGATGGAGGTAGAAGGCTATGCTCACGCTTATAGTCTGCGCTTCATTCTGAATACAGGACGCTGCGTGGAAGGTAAATGGGATGCTTCTGCCGTTTCAGATTTGGTACAAGCTACAGAAATTTTCAAAGTTTTTTGA
- a CDS encoding DNA-directed RNA polymerase subunit omega, whose translation MLKRSKFETTQSQIMLRAEELISAASNRYRITVQVANRAKRRRYEDFENNEDAIMKPVLRAILEMSDEMTQPEIIGEL comes from the coding sequence ATGCTTAAGCGTTCCAAGTTCGAGACAACTCAGTCTCAGATTATGCTCCGTGCTGAAGAGCTTATTAGTGCCGCCTCAAATCGTTATCGGATTACGGTTCAAGTAGCAAATCGAGCCAAACGCAGGCGTTATGAAGATTTTGAAAATAACGAAGATGCGATTATGAAACCTGTACTCAGAGCTATTTTGGAGATGTCTGACGAAATGACTCAGCCAGAAATTATCGGCGAACTTTAA